Genomic segment of Deltaproteobacteria bacterium:
GCAACCGGTAAGAGGCAGCCTTGATCCAGATCTTAAGGATAAAACCCAAGCAAAGGCCCACATTATGCCTGCAGAAGGACGACCGAAGAAAGGAAACGCCAAAGCCTTTTGGTATGCAGCCCTTGCAGCACCCCTTGTCGTCATCTGTGCGGTTTCTGTCTGGCTGTTCTGGAGAGAGCCAGACACGATGCGGCTAACGGCTGTTGAGTCAAGCAAACTGGAGGCAGCCATTGAAGCGCTTGAAGCAGAGCGATTTGTCGAGGCAATCACCCTGCTTGAAGAAGTCATGGCTGGCAACCCCACGATGATCAACGTGGTTTCGGCCCCGTACTCGCGTGCTCTGCAGGGTCGAGCTTCCGGACTTATCGACGCTGACCCTCACGAGGCCAAAGCTCTGCTCCTAAAAGCTGTGGAGTTGGATCAGGGCAGTGCAAAGGGGCTATCCCAACTGGGTCTCATCTATCTCCAGGAAAAGGACTACACCAAGGCCATTCAGGCATATAAAAAGGCGGCCGACCTGGACTCCCAGTTTGCTGAGACTTTCTTCAATCTTGGATATCTTTATGCTATCACCAAACATTATGCCAAGGCAGAGGGGATGTACGGACGTGTGGTTGAACTGGCGCCATCTTTTGTTGATGAGGCGCTCTTCAATCTCGCAGTGGTCCAGAAGCGGCTGGACAAACGGGCCGAGTGCATTAAGAATCTGAAGCGGGCGATAAAGCTTAATCCTAAGAACAAGCAGGCAAAACGATATCTCAAGTCGTTGAAGGGCACATAGGTGAAGACTCGATGAAGATCAATAGCAGACGAATCATTCGAACGGATCTGGTGTGGATTATTCTGATCTTGCCGTTTATCGGTTGTGCGAGCTTGAGCAGGACCTCCCAGGAGGGAGTGGCCGACGAATCCCAGCAAGTATCGTCAACAGATGATAAATCAACGACTCAAGCGCTCCCGGAAGAGGTCAAACCGACTACTCCTGAAGCAGAGCCAGCTCAACAACAATCGAAGTATCTGGTGCACAAGGTCAGATGGCCGGGTGAAACGCTGTCGGTTATTTCTCAGTGGTATACAGGAAAAGCGAGAAACTGGAAGATCCTGGCCGA
This window contains:
- a CDS encoding LysM peptidoglycan-binding domain-containing protein, with amino-acid sequence MKINSRRIIRTDLVWIILILPFIGCASLSRTSQEGVADESQQVSSTDDKSTTQALPEEVKPTTPEAEPAQQQSKYLVHKVRWPGETLSVISQWYTGKARNWKILADTNPKLNPNRIFRGNEIRIPDDLLKKREPMPKRFVARFAQKSKKKISTSRPSPTPNEEEDFTLFGPKGMPE